A DNA window from Candidatus Sulfidibacterium hydrothermale contains the following coding sequences:
- a CDS encoding SAM hydrolase/SAM-dependent halogenase family protein, with protein MAIITLLSDWGDTDYYVAAVKGRILQDLPNATIVDITHKIPHFNTREAAYVLRHAYHHFPKGTIHIIGVNTEESLEEPHLAVLYDGHYFIGADNGIFSLIFEKEKKPEKVYSIEIPQDSEKYTFSGLHRFAKAAVLLAQGENIETLGAPYPSLQQKLDYEPSFNHSGIRGMVIHIDPYNNAITNISRELFERIIGKKPFTIYFKGYSCEEIGESYADAGGEANHVCLFGSNDLLEIALKNAEAASLMGLQVNDPVIINILPDQI; from the coding sequence ATGGCAATCATTACTTTGTTAAGTGACTGGGGTGATACCGACTACTATGTGGCAGCGGTAAAGGGACGTATTTTACAAGATTTGCCCAACGCAACGATTGTGGACATTACGCACAAAATACCGCATTTCAATACACGTGAAGCGGCATACGTACTGCGTCATGCTTATCATCATTTTCCGAAAGGAACCATTCATATTATCGGAGTAAATACAGAAGAAAGTTTGGAAGAACCTCATCTGGCTGTACTTTACGACGGTCATTATTTTATCGGTGCTGATAATGGTATTTTTTCCCTGATCTTTGAAAAAGAAAAAAAACCGGAGAAAGTTTATTCCATAGAGATTCCACAAGACAGCGAAAAATATACCTTTTCGGGATTACACCGTTTTGCCAAAGCAGCTGTTCTGCTGGCACAGGGCGAGAACATCGAAACACTGGGAGCTCCTTACCCGTCGCTACAACAAAAACTGGATTACGAGCCTTCGTTTAACCATTCCGGAATCAGAGGGATGGTTATTCATATTGACCCTTACAATAATGCCATTACCAACATTTCCCGTGAACTTTTTGAACGTATTATAGGGAAAAAGCCATTTACCATTTATTTTAAAGGCTACAGCTGCGAAGAAATCGGCGAGAGTTATGCCGATGCCGGTGGTGAAGCAAACCATGTTTGTCTGTTTGGCAGTAACGACTTGCTGGAAATAGCATTAAAAAATGCGGAGGCCGCATCTTTGATGGGATTACAGGTAAATGACCCGGTGATTATTAATATTCTGCCCGACCAGATTTAA
- a CDS encoding phosphatase PAP2 family protein, which produces MLEFLQHLDVAVLLFINGHHSPFFDALMLSVSGILLWVPLYALLLYWIFKEKKWYGFLTLVFIALTITASDQLSVHAFKNVFMRLRPCHEPSLEGLLHMVKFCGGQYGFVSSHAANSFSVLAFLTGFFKTSRPYVKWLLWIWALLVIYSRVYLGVHYPGDVIGGAIFGFFTGWLIFRLYQLVDNRLEFKSGRAEY; this is translated from the coding sequence ATGTTAGAATTTTTACAACATCTTGATGTTGCTGTTTTACTGTTTATTAACGGGCATCATTCTCCTTTTTTCGATGCGTTGATGTTGTCGGTCAGTGGCATTCTTCTTTGGGTGCCGTTGTATGCTTTGTTGTTGTATTGGATTTTTAAAGAGAAAAAGTGGTACGGGTTTTTAACGTTGGTTTTTATTGCATTGACGATTACTGCTTCGGATCAATTGTCGGTACATGCTTTTAAAAACGTTTTTATGCGATTGCGTCCTTGCCACGAACCTTCGCTGGAAGGCCTTTTACATATGGTAAAATTCTGTGGTGGCCAATACGGATTTGTTTCTTCTCATGCAGCCAACAGCTTTTCGGTTTTGGCTTTTCTTACCGGATTTTTTAAAACATCGCGTCCGTATGTCAAGTGGTTATTATGGATTTGGGCTTTGCTTGTGATCTACAGCAGGGTTTATCTGGGCGTGCATTATCCGGGCGACGTTATTGGCGGAGCGATTTTCGGCTTTTTTACCGGATGGCTCATTTTCCGGCTTTATCAATTGGTGGATAACCGGTTAGAGTTTAAATCTGGTCGGGCAGAATATTAA